The DNA window ACGAGGAAACCTTCCGCCGCCTGAATCTGCTCGCCGACATCTTCGGCGACCGGCTGCGCGAGGAGATCCGCGAGAAACTCGGTGCCTCCTACAGCCCGAACTCGGGCGCCAGCGGATCCAGCACGCTTGATGACTTCGGTTTCATGATCGCGATGATCGAAGGCAAGCCCGAGGACGCCGAGCAACTGGCCGAAGTCACGGTCGGCCTGGCCAAGACCCTCGCGTCCGGCGGCGCGACCGACGACGAACTCGACCGGGCCCTCAAGCCGTTGCTCGCAGACATCGACAAGTCGATGCGGGACAACAGCTACTGGCTCGGAGCGGTGATGTCCGGCAGCACCGAGAACGAGCGCAAGTTCGAACTCGCCCGCGGGCGCCGCGACGATGTGGCTTCGATCACGCTCGACGAAGTCAACGAGCTCGCCGGGAAGTATTACGCGACCGACAAGGCCATCCAGGTGATCATCAAGCCTGAGGAAACCGAGTAAGCCCCCAACCCCATGCTCTGCCCGTACTGCCGAGGACCACTCCGGGAAAACAGCCCGGAGTGCCCGGCGTGTCGGCTCAACCTCGAGCGGGCGGCGAAGCTCCTCGGCCCCCTGCCCCGGATCGACCCCGCGGTCAGCGACGATACGGACGCGCTCTTGCCGGCCGAGAAGAAGTCGCTGCGGAAACGCATCGATAAGATCGAATACCGTTTCCCGCAGGTCCGGGTGCAGGTCGTCTTCCGCCACTTTCCTGACGAGCACCCGCTGTCCTTGCACACCTTCTGGCTCTTCAATCTGGTCGGCTTCGGTAGCGAAACCGAGAAGGGATCGGAGAACCGTGCGGTGCTGTTGGTCATCGACCCGGTCCGCCACGATGCCTCACTGATGGTCGGCTACGGACTTGAACCTTTCCTCTCCGACGAGGAACTCGATGACGTTCTCGGCATGGCGGAGTCCGCATGGCAATCGAAAGACTGGGCCGGCGGCGTCGATGTGATCTTCGACGCGCTCGAAGCCCTGCTCGAGCGCGGAGCGAAGCGCGTCGCGTTTGCCTTCGGCCTCTCCCCTCGTCTGGGATCCGGGCGGGGTAAGAAATAGCTCCGGGCGACTCAGCCGAACGCCTTGAGGAACCCGACCTCGAGCGCGAGCTGCTCCTGCGCATTGGTCCTCAGGTTGGCCCTCAGTTCCTCCAAGGCATCCATGCGGGTCAGCAGGCCCGGCAATGACTCGCCTTCCGCAACGGCAGCCGTCTCCCCGGCACATTCGGCGAACTCCAACCCGCCACTCCCCGTCTTGGCCCTCAGCACATCGGCCATCCAAGACTGCAGCACATCGAAGAGCCGATCCCGGTCGGCGAGGTAGTCCGATTCCGCGACCGCCTTAAGCGCCTCCTCGCGGCGCTTCAGCCAGTCGCCCTCGACCGCCTGCTTCAGCGCCTTCTCTTCCTCCTTGAGGAGTTCCTTCCCCGCCGCCTCGGCCTCGGCCTTGCGTTCGACGAGAATCGCCGAGAACACCGCCTTGAGCCCGAGTGCGATGGCGGGACCGCCGAAACCTTGCGATGCCGCGGCATTGAGCGCCTCGACCAACTCGCGCCCGCCACCTTCCAGGAGCCCGGGCGTCCCGATCAGCGGCAGCCGCACGCAGCGGGAAATCACCGTCGGCAGCAGTGCTCCCGGATTCTCGGTGAGCAGCAGCAGCAGGGTGCGCGGCGGAGGTTCTTCGAGAGTCTTGAGAAATGCGTTCTCGGCCGCAGGCACCATCCGGTCGGCGTCGGCAATCACGCCGATCTTCCACGCATTCGGGCCGGCGACGACATGCAGCGATTTCTCAAGCTCGCGGATGCTGTCGACCGTGATCCTGCGCGATTTCGACTGGGGCCGGAGGATGCGGACACCGTCACCCGCCAATTCGTCCAGAGGCGGCGCTTCCTCCTTCACCGGCTCCCCGAACAGGTCGATTCCGCCGCCTCCGTCGCTTTGGAGGAGTTTCACCAGTCGCGCCGCCAGCTCTTCCTTACCGCTGCCGCGTGGTCCGCTGATCAGGAACGCGTGGGCGAGCCGCTCGCGACCGTGCGCGCCGCTGATCAGATCGAATGCCCGGTCCACCGTGAATGCCATCGCGCCGCAATGCTGATTCGGCGGGCCCGGCACCTCAACCCCTCAATCAGCCAATCTCCCACTCGCCCTGCGCGTCGGCCATCCACTGCTCCAGCGCCTCGATTCGGATTCCGTGTGCGCCGAAAGCGAGTGCCGTAGTCAACACCATCCGGTCATTGCTCGCCACCCGCACCTCGTCACCCTTCTCGGCAAAGCGCGCGGCGATCCGCTCGACCACCGTGTCAGCGGTCTCGGTGCCCTTGGAATAGACCACGAGGATCCCGTCTTCCGTCCCGCCCTCGAAATTCCGCTCGGTCCGTCGGCCGTCGAACACCACGACCACCTTCCAGCCGCTACGGTCACCAAGATCGCGCAGACGCCGCACCAACTCGAGCCGCGCCATGTGCCGGCGCGGTCCGTGGTGCAGCTCCCGCAGTTCGTCGATCGCGAAGACGGCACTGTGCCCGTCGACCACCAGCAAGCGTTCCATGAGGACAAAGAAAAGAGCCGGCGCCCGAGGGCAACCGGCTCTTCGAAAAATTCGTGGAAATCGGGCTTACTCCTCCTCGGAGGTCGCACCCTTGTCCTCTTCCGCAGCCTCGGGAGCCTCCTTGGCGGGGGCCTTTTTGGCCGGAGCCTTCTTGGCGGCCTTCTTTGCCGTTTTCTTGGCGGCCTTTTTCGCCGTCTTCTTCGCGGCCTTCTTGGCAGGCGCGGCTTCCTTCTTGGCGACGCTCTTCTTCGCGAGTCCGCCGAGCTTGGCATTCGCCTCCTTGCGCTTGAGGTATTCCTTCCGGCGGCGGCGTTTGATGACTTTCCTGTGCTGCTGTCCCATGACTTTGGTGGCGAGGGATTTACTGGCCCCTCCGCGCGCTAGCAAGGGGAATCTCGGTCGATGGAGGCTACTCGGCCACGGAAGCACGGATCCTCTTCCACGCATCGAGCGATTTCGGGAGATGGGCGGTGGAAGGCTCCTTCAGCCCGTAGCACTGCAGCCCGACGTCTCCCCGGTAGCCAATCTCGCGCAAATGGCGGAGCAAACCGGCCTGATCGAAATCCCCCCGATCCAGCGGCTGGATCAGGGCGCGCCAGTCCGAACCGCCCGCTTCGGCCCCGCAGGTGCTCACGCTCCACAGCAGCGGGCCGGCCTTATCCAGCGTCGCCCTGAGGTCGCTCTCGGGCTCGACCTTGAGGAAATGGCAGAGATTGAAGGCCACTCCGATGTTTTCGGCTCCGGTCGCCTTCGCGATCCGCACCGCATCGTCGACCGTTTCGACGTAGAAGCCGGAATGGGGATACAAAACGACCTTCAGGCCGGCCTCCTTCGCCTCGGCCGCGACCTTTCGCACGAACGCCACCGCGTGGGCGTCGGTCGTTGCTTTCCCTTTCCGGACAAACAGCTCCACCAACGCATCACGCCCTTTCAGTTGTGAAACGGCCTTCGAGATGGCCGGAAACTCGGTCTCGGCACCTTCGCCAACCTGAGCACCGACGTAGATGCTGAATACCCGCAGGCCGGCCGCATCGAACTCCTTCAGGAAACTGCCGAGCACATTCGGATGGACCGAGCCGACTCCGGCGTAGCCCATTTCCTTCATCGCGTGGGCACCCTCGGCGACGGACGGGAACTTCACTCCGTTTTCAAAGGCATAGAACCCGGGATCGAAACCCTCCCGATCCTTCGCCATGACCGTTCCCAATATCACGAGCGCCGCAGCCGGAATCCATCGAAGTGGGATCATGGGTCGGGATACGGGCGCGGCGGCAGGCCCTTGTCACACCTCGCCGTGGCTGAACGCCGCCGAATCTTCGTGCTGGCTTCCGGCTCGCCCGCCCTGTTTCTTCCCGCGCATGCCCGGACTCGTCATCGCTCCCCGCGCCCGCATCTTCCACGGCCACGAATGGGTCTACGGCACCGAGGTGAAGAAGACCTTCGGCGATCCGCAGCCGGGCGATGTCGTCACGCTCAAGGATTTCCGCGACCGGCAGCTCGGCAGCGCGATCTACAACCCGAACTCGCAGATCATCGCCCGACGCTTTTCACGCCGACGCCAGGATCTCGATGCGGACTTCTTCGTGCGCCGGATCCGTCAGGCGCTCGAGCTGCGACAGTCGCGCGGGATCGACGACACCCTGTGCCGCGTCGTGTGGAGCGAGTCGGACGGCATTCCCGGATTGATCGTCGACCGCTACGGCCCGCATCTGGTCGTGCAGGTGCTGACCCTCGCCATGCACCAGCGCCTCGACCTGATCCGGAGCGCGCTGAATGAAGTTCTTTCGCCGGAGTGCATCATCCTTCGCAACGACGCGCCGGTGCTGAAGCCGGAGGGGCTCGAAACCGAAATCCGGATTCTCGATGGCGAACTTTCCGGACCGACGGTGGCGGTGGCGAACGGGCTGGAGTATGAGATCGACCTGCTCGACGGCCAGAAGACCGGCCTTTATCTCGACCAGCTCGCGAGCCACACCGAGGTCGCCCGGTTGGCCAAAGGCAAGCGGGTGCTCGACTGCTTCACCAATCAGGGCGGCTTCGCCCTTGCCTGTGCCAAGGCTGGCGCGGCGAAGGTCACCGCGGTCGACATCTCCTCGACCGCCTGCGAGTCGGCCCGCCGGAATGCCGAGCGCAACGGGTTGGACATCGAGGTCCTCGAACACAACGTCTTCGACTTCCTCAAACACGCGAGTCCGGAATACGACCTGATCATCCTCGATCCTCCGAGCTTCACCCGGAACAAGAAGACCCTGAAGGACGCCATGCGCGGGTACAAGGAGATCCACCTGCGTTCCCTCAAGCTCCTCGACAAGCGTGGCATCCTGTCGACCTTCTGCTGCTCCCACCACGCCGGGCGCGAGCTGTTCCTGTCGAACCTCGTCGAGGCGTCGGTCGACGCGAAGAAGACGATCCGCATGGTCGCCGAACATTCCCAGCGCGACGACCACCCGATCCTTCCGGCACTGCCCGAGACCCACTACCTCAAGGGTTTCACGGTCGAGGTGATTCCCAGCCGATGAGCGATGATCCCTACACCAGTCCGGCAAGCGATCCGCTGCCGGACACCATGGACGACTGTCCCGGATGCGGTGCCCGCCTGATCCGCGGCAACGTCGACGGCACTCTCCGCTGGTTGCCCGACGACGCGAGCTCGATGCAGAAGTTCATCGGCGGCAAGCGGGTCGCCGGACCACCACCCCTCAGCATTTCGATCGGCGCCCGGAAGCAGGAGGCCAAACACTGCCCCAGCTGCGGAGTGACGATCATCTTCCCGGACCGCTGATCGGCGGGCGAAGCGGTCCGCTCACGCTTCTGCCTCAGATCACCTCAGGCGTCTCGTCCCCGGGCGGCGCTTCCTGTTCCCCGTCGCCTTCCTCCGCCGGGGGCGGCTCGGGCAACTCGGGCACCTTGAAGTACTTCTTGTCCTCTGCGGGGAAGTGCGGATCGGCCATCAACTCGCCAGCCGGCACGCCGGTCACGTCGATCCATTTGCCGTTGTAGGGGCTGATCACGAACCCCGGCTTGTCCGGCACCCGCTCGGCTACCGGAATGACCGGCTTCCCTTCGTCGGTGCTCTCAACCGGAGGTTTGGGCGGCGGGTCCTCCTTCGGTTCGACGTTGAGAATCTTCTCCACCTCCTCGAGCGGCGTGACCTTGGTGGTGGTGGCGGGGTCAGTGACCGGGCGCGGTTTCTCGCAGGCTGCGAAAGCCGCAACCGCTATGAGAATCAACCAACGACACATTTCCTCACTCATCGTCCAACAGATTAGCGCCGGGTCAAGTTCGCGTTGTTCTTTTGATCACGACACGGTTGAAATTCCCGTCATCGGACCGCAGGTCCTCCTTCACGATGTTCCCTTGGTCCGCCCCCCCCGAACCGCTGCGCTTCGACCGGTTCATGGCGGCCGCGCTGCACGATCCTTCGCAGGGATACTACGCCCGACGTATCCGCGATGTGGGCGCCCGGGGTGACTTCTCCACCACCGCCACCCTGTCGCCGGCCCTTGGAACCGCCATCGCCGACTGGGCGGTCGGCGCTATGGCCGCCACCGACTGCCGCGATCTGATCGAACTCGGCCCGGGGTCCGGGGAACTGGCCTCGACCGTTCTCCGGAACCTGCCGTGGCACCGCCGCTTGCGGATTCGGCTTCATCTGGTCGAATCCTCGGCCCCGCTCCGCAAACTCCAGCAAGAGCGACTCGGCAGCCGGGTCCGGTTTCACGAGACGGCTGCCGAGGCTCTGGCGGCATGCGATGGCAAGGCCTGCCTCTACTCGAACGAGTTCGCCGACGCTTTCCCGGTCCGGCGCTTCCGCAGGGAGAAAGAAGGATGGCACGAGTGCCACCTCCTCCCCGGCGAGGAACTGTGGAGGGCGACCGAGCGCCTTCCGGACTCCACTCTGTTCGAACGCAGTTTCCCGGTAGGCCAGATCATTGAGGTCGCCGAGGCCTACCACGATTGGCTCGACGAGTCGCTCGCCCGGTGGAAGGCCGGCCGAATGCTGACCATCGACTACGGATCTCAAGTCGCGGACCTCTACCGTCGGCAACCCGGAGGCAGCGTCCGGGCCTACTTCCACCACCAGCATCTGACCGGTGCCGAAGCCTTCGCCCGCCCCGGACATCAGGACCTCACAGCCGATGTGAACTTCAGCGATCTCGCCCGCTGGTCGTCACCCTATGCCCGCCAACTCAGACTGATCACGCAGCGAGAATTCCTCCTCCCCCATATCCGTCCGAACGAGGCCGCGGACCGTCACTCCGTCGACGAACACGGAGCCGGCCACGCATTTCTCGTCAGCGAACTCGAAGCCCTCACTTGACCGGGCACCACTTCGCTTGCACCTCTCCACCATGAAGATTCTCGCCCTCTTCCTGCTTACTGCGATCGCGGCACTCGGCAACCTGACCTCCGGCTCATCCCAATGCGTGGTCGGGATCAGCGAGGGTTGGAACTCGTCCCACGTCACGCTGACCGCCTACGAAAAGAAAGGAGGCAAGTGGGTGAAGGCCCTCGGACCGTGGCCGGGACGCCTTGGCAAATCCGGACTGGTCTGGGGCGCGGGCATCCACCCGCTGCCGCAAGGCGCAACCACCAAGAAGGAGGGCGACTGGAAAGCGCCCGGGGGCGTCTTCCACATCGGCGGGGCATGGGGCTACGATGCGCAGATCAAGAAGCACCCGAAGCTCTTCTATCGCAAGATCACCACCCGGGACCTGTGGGTCGAGGACTCGTCATCTTCGAGCTATAACCGGCACCTGATTCTCGACCACGAGCCCGCGACCGCATGGGAGAAGAAGCAGCAGATGCGGCAGAACGACCCGGCCCACTCGCTCAAGCTTTTCATCGCGCACAATGCCGCTCCCAAGATCCAGCCGGGTGCCGGAAGCGCGATCTTCTTCCACATCTGGCGCGGCGGCGGCTCGAAACCGACCGCCGGTTGCACCACCGTTTCCGAAGAACGCCTTCGCTCGCTCATCGCATGGATCGACCCGGACAAGAAGCCGCTCTACGTCCTGCTCCCGAAGGCGGAATACGGCAAGTATCGTAGCGACTGGGGGTTGCCGTAATCCTCACGAGGTCCGGCGGATCACTCGTTCTGCCGTTTCCCAGCGGGCACGCCAACGTAGGCGAAGGCGAAACCGATGGTAATCGCCACGATCATCGCGCCGAGTAGTCCCCAGTAGACTTCCCATCCGCCCCGGCCCGCCGGGACGGTGTAATCATAAAGGGACCTCACCACCACCGTGCCGACCAGACTCCCGACCCCGTTCGAGAAAAGCGACAGCAGGCCCTGAGCCTGGGTCCTCATCGCCGGCGGAACACGTCGGTCGAGGAACAGCTGCGCGGTGATGAAATAAAAGGTGTAGCACATGCCGTGCAGCGCGACTCCGGTCACCAACCCGGCGCGTCCGCCGCTCGCCCCGGACCACGCGAAAAGCCCGTAGCGCACTGCCGAAAGACCAAGCGCCACCAGCAGCAGCGTCTTGACCCGGAACCGACTGATCAGCGCCGCCATCAGCAGCATCGCGAGAATCTCGCTGAACTGCCCCAATGCCATCGTCGCCGTGGCGTGCGGATCACCCGCATCCTCGAGATGGCGCGGCGTCCACATATAGAATGCGACCAGCGGGATCGAAAGCAGGGCCGTGGTCGCGAAGAACAC is part of the Haloferula helveola genome and encodes:
- a CDS encoding TPM domain-containing protein — its product is MLCPYCRGPLRENSPECPACRLNLERAAKLLGPLPRIDPAVSDDTDALLPAEKKSLRKRIDKIEYRFPQVRVQVVFRHFPDEHPLSLHTFWLFNLVGFGSETEKGSENRAVLLVIDPVRHDASLMVGYGLEPFLSDEELDDVLGMAESAWQSKDWAGGVDVIFDALEALLERGAKRVAFAFGLSPRLGSGRGKK
- a CDS encoding NYN domain-containing protein produces the protein MERLLVVDGHSAVFAIDELRELHHGPRRHMARLELVRRLRDLGDRSGWKVVVVFDGRRTERNFEGGTEDGILVVYSKGTETADTVVERIAARFAEKGDEVRVASNDRMVLTTALAFGAHGIRIEALEQWMADAQGEWEIG
- a CDS encoding sugar phosphate isomerase/epimerase family protein — translated: MIPLRWIPAAALVILGTVMAKDREGFDPGFYAFENGVKFPSVAEGAHAMKEMGYAGVGSVHPNVLGSFLKEFDAAGLRVFSIYVGAQVGEGAETEFPAISKAVSQLKGRDALVELFVRKGKATTDAHAVAFVRKVAAEAKEAGLKVVLYPHSGFYVETVDDAVRIAKATGAENIGVAFNLCHFLKVEPESDLRATLDKAGPLLWSVSTCGAEAGGSDWRALIQPLDRGDFDQAGLLRHLREIGYRGDVGLQCYGLKEPSTAHLPKSLDAWKRIRASVAE
- a CDS encoding class I SAM-dependent rRNA methyltransferase, encoding MPGLVIAPRARIFHGHEWVYGTEVKKTFGDPQPGDVVTLKDFRDRQLGSAIYNPNSQIIARRFSRRRQDLDADFFVRRIRQALELRQSRGIDDTLCRVVWSESDGIPGLIVDRYGPHLVVQVLTLAMHQRLDLIRSALNEVLSPECIILRNDAPVLKPEGLETEIRILDGELSGPTVAVANGLEYEIDLLDGQKTGLYLDQLASHTEVARLAKGKRVLDCFTNQGGFALACAKAGAAKVTAVDISSTACESARRNAERNGLDIEVLEHNVFDFLKHASPEYDLIILDPPSFTRNKKTLKDAMRGYKEIHLRSLKLLDKRGILSTFCCSHHAGRELFLSNLVEASVDAKKTIRMVAEHSQRDDHPILPALPETHYLKGFTVEVIPSR
- a CDS encoding PF20097 family protein, giving the protein MSDDPYTSPASDPLPDTMDDCPGCGARLIRGNVDGTLRWLPDDASSMQKFIGGKRVAGPPPLSISIGARKQEAKHCPSCGVTIIFPDR
- a CDS encoding SAM-dependent methyltransferase; translation: MFPWSAPPEPLRFDRFMAAALHDPSQGYYARRIRDVGARGDFSTTATLSPALGTAIADWAVGAMAATDCRDLIELGPGSGELASTVLRNLPWHRRLRIRLHLVESSAPLRKLQQERLGSRVRFHETAAEALAACDGKACLYSNEFADAFPVRRFRREKEGWHECHLLPGEELWRATERLPDSTLFERSFPVGQIIEVAEAYHDWLDESLARWKAGRMLTIDYGSQVADLYRRQPGGSVRAYFHHQHLTGAEAFARPGHQDLTADVNFSDLARWSSPYARQLRLITQREFLLPHIRPNEAADRHSVDEHGAGHAFLVSELEALT
- a CDS encoding L,D-transpeptidase family protein, coding for MKILALFLLTAIAALGNLTSGSSQCVVGISEGWNSSHVTLTAYEKKGGKWVKALGPWPGRLGKSGLVWGAGIHPLPQGATTKKEGDWKAPGGVFHIGGAWGYDAQIKKHPKLFYRKITTRDLWVEDSSSSSYNRHLILDHEPATAWEKKQQMRQNDPAHSLKLFIAHNAAPKIQPGAGSAIFFHIWRGGGSKPTAGCTTVSEERLRSLIAWIDPDKKPLYVLLPKAEYGKYRSDWGLP